Below is a genomic region from Pseudovibrio brasiliensis.
GTCAGCGCGTCCAGCTCTTCAAACGGCAATCCAACATACTCTTCCGCCAAAGCCCTCTGTTGGGTCTCGTTTTGCAGAAGCAGCTCATAGCTGTTCTGTTGGATTTTGGCATCAAACCCGTTCATCTCTGGGAATACATGCATCATCTGTGTCATTCGCCAGGAGAAGTTCTCGGAGCTCCAAACCCGGCGTAGGGCCAGTTCTGAATAACGCTCCAAATGACTAGAGCGATTGCTCTTGATCTGCTCAATCAACCCGCGTGAGAGATAGAACACATCAGAGGCTGCCAGATTGAGCCCCTTTGCGCCAGTTGGTGGCACGATATGCGCTGCATCACCCGCAAGGAACATATGCCCGTATTGCATAGGCTCTGCCACGAAGCTGCGAAGCGGTGCGATGGATTTTTCGATGGAAGGGCCTGTAACAATCTCTGAAGCGACTTCCTTCGGGAAGCGAGCCAGCAGCTCCTCCCAGAACCGCTCATCAGACCAGTCCATCACGCTGTCTGTCAGCGGACACTGAATGTAATAGCGGCTCAGCAACCGGTTGCGCTGTGAGGCAAGCGCAAAACCGCGCTCATGATAGGCATAAACCAGATCCGGCAGCGGTGGCACTTCCGCCATGATGCCTAGCCAACCAAACGGATAAGCGCGCTCATAAGTGCGTAAGATGTCGGAGGGGATCGTCTTACGGCTCACACCATGGAAGCCATCACAGCCGGCAATGTAATCACAGTCAAGACGATGCGCTTGCCCGTCTTTCACGTAGGTCACATAGGGCGCGTCTGCTGTGACGTCATGCAGGGTCACATCTGTTGCTTCGTTGATGACATTGCCGCCCGCTTTCTCGCGTGCGTCATACAAATCTTCCGTGATGTCGGTCTGGCCGTAGACCATCATCTCCTTGCCGGTCCATTTGTGCGTGTCAATGAAATGGCTTGGGAGGCTCTGCCGCGTAATCCATGAGCCCTTTTTACTCTTGCCGTTCTTGTCCATGCGCTCTGCAAGACCATAATCGCGCAGCAGCTGCACAGTGCCTGTTTCCAGTAGACCCGCCCGGATGCGGGAGAGAACATAGTCCTTGGTACGCTGTTCCAGAACAACGCTGTCGATGCCGTTTTCGCTCAGGATGTGAGACAGTAATAAACCAGCCGGACCGCCGCCGATAATCGCAACCTGGGTACGATCTCTATGGTG
It encodes:
- the pobA gene encoding 4-hydroxybenzoate 3-monooxygenase, which translates into the protein MTHHRDRTQVAIIGGGPAGLLLSHILSENGIDSVVLEQRTKDYVLSRIRAGLLETGTVQLLRDYGLAERMDKNGKSKKGSWITRQSLPSHFIDTHKWTGKEMMVYGQTDITEDLYDAREKAGGNVINEATDVTLHDVTADAPYVTYVKDGQAHRLDCDYIAGCDGFHGVSRKTIPSDILRTYERAYPFGWLGIMAEVPPLPDLVYAYHERGFALASQRNRLLSRYYIQCPLTDSVMDWSDERFWEELLARFPKEVASEIVTGPSIEKSIAPLRSFVAEPMQYGHMFLAGDAAHIVPPTGAKGLNLAASDVFYLSRGLIEQIKSNRSSHLERYSELALRRVWSSENFSWRMTQMMHVFPEMNGFDAKIQQNSYELLLQNETQQRALAEEYVGLPFEELDALTLSAA